Proteins from a single region of Phycisphaerae bacterium:
- a CDS encoding prepilin-type N-terminal cleavage/methylation domain-containing protein, protein MKRPAHLRIHLQQPRIIRAFTLIEILVVVAIIALLIAILLPSLSKAREYTRNTICKSNMRQVMLGHMFYQADHKVLPASQSSFYLRGIWPLPDPETNLGPDGRLKGMTWEGARGVSGYYTKPYYTDPKFLRQVPQIGTIFRYTKNVEIYLCAADKPGTADETPQGGGGNGRLSYSMNAYIGCKTLEELGSFVYVEAVSNAPLPGGVRYRSFKFGERVVFAPSQVMYLFEEHPYDNINNGYPEGNFNTQYDRITTRHSPARALDDPRALGRTNIGFLDYHVESRMYPARTWADELFTEFGQPTSGKNLKAFVLGNY, encoded by the coding sequence ATGAAAAGACCTGCTCACCTGCGGATCCATCTTCAACAACCCCGCATAATCCGGGCCTTCACTCTGATCGAAATCCTGGTCGTCGTGGCGATCATCGCCCTGCTGATTGCCATATTGTTGCCTTCTCTCAGCAAGGCTCGCGAATACACGCGAAACACCATCTGCAAGTCCAACATGCGCCAGGTCATGTTGGGGCACATGTTCTACCAGGCGGACCACAAGGTCTTGCCGGCGAGTCAGAGCAGCTTCTATCTGCGAGGGATTTGGCCGCTGCCGGACCCGGAAACAAACCTCGGACCGGACGGGCGTCTTAAAGGCATGACATGGGAGGGAGCAAGGGGCGTCAGCGGTTATTACACCAAGCCTTACTACACGGACCCGAAATTCCTTCGGCAGGTGCCCCAGATCGGCACCATATTTCGCTATACAAAGAACGTCGAGATCTACTTGTGTGCCGCCGACAAACCCGGAACCGCCGATGAGACTCCCCAGGGCGGCGGAGGCAACGGACGACTCAGCTACTCGATGAACGCCTACATCGGCTGCAAGACGCTCGAGGAGCTGGGAAGCTTCGTTTATGTCGAGGCGGTCAGCAACGCGCCTTTGCCAGGGGGGGTTCGCTACCGGTCGTTCAAGTTCGGAGAGCGCGTCGTCTTTGCCCCTTCGCAGGTTATGTACCTGTTCGAGGAGCATCCGTACGATAACATCAACAACGGATACCCCGAGGGCAATTTTAATACCCAGTATGATCGTATCACGACGCGTCACAGCCCGGCCAGGGCTCTGGACGACCCGAGGGCACTGGGCCGCACGAATATCGGTTTCTTGGACTATCACGTCGAGAGCCGGATGTATCCGGCCAGGACTTGGGCCGACGAGTTGTTCACCGAATTCGGCCAGCCCACATCGGGCAAGAATCTGAAGGCGTTTGTGTTGGGGAATTATTGA
- a CDS encoding PEP-CTERM sorting domain-containing protein (PEP-CTERM proteins occur, often in large numbers, in the proteomes of bacteria that also encode an exosortase, a predicted intramembrane cysteine proteinase. The presence of a PEP-CTERM domain at a protein's C-terminus predicts cleavage within the sorting domain, followed by covalent anchoring to some some component of the (usually Gram-negative) cell surface. Many PEP-CTERM proteins exhibit an unusual sequence composition that includes large numbers of potential glycosylation sites. Expression of one such protein has been shown restore the ability of a bacterium to form floc, a type of biofilm.), with product MQSKSLVVLSMVAVLGLVSAAMAVPYASGVVQNGASSTFVLNEDGANVKIVYDGGATVVNMGTLNKGTYTFDATLGSSYQIKVSKSAAVGWTQISDDNLTQSKYYSPRGVSVNKNAASSNFGRIYVSEGLGGAVAAGGRTTTDGIYVMTADQGDVLGQGDTAFAGGINWTTGGSNSPWKITVAPDDSVYIADWSDLNSGVWRCNANPQSNFDEILTNVGRTSTGLVAGVHGSVASVYIEGTGANTVLYTLDEDFNAGSGMGSILRYDIGTQTGYSGTPVEQTQDIPNHIQNSNMDFVRDSDGSWWICQYRYTDSDAVPTLLHWADGASSPSWKSGPSTVALDRGYGILAIDNLNDLIAVGTNNSKIYILDISDPSNVALVDTIAHSGATIRDLDFDAAGNLYVVSSSSETLRIYSPGGDWMAITGSDGSFVLIPEPAAVVLLALGGLACLRRRRIA from the coding sequence ATGCAAAGCAAATCTTTGGTTGTTCTGTCTATGGTCGCCGTTCTGGGATTGGTTTCCGCGGCGATGGCCGTCCCCTACGCCTCGGGCGTCGTTCAGAACGGGGCAAGCTCGACTTTTGTCCTGAATGAGGACGGCGCCAACGTCAAGATTGTCTACGACGGCGGCGCCACAGTTGTGAACATGGGAACGCTCAACAAGGGCACCTATACATTCGATGCCACGCTGGGATCAAGCTACCAGATCAAGGTCAGCAAGTCCGCCGCTGTCGGCTGGACGCAGATCAGCGACGACAACTTGACCCAGAGCAAGTATTACTCGCCCAGGGGTGTCTCTGTTAACAAGAACGCGGCCAGCTCGAATTTCGGAAGAATCTATGTCAGCGAGGGGCTCGGTGGGGCCGTGGCTGCCGGCGGGCGTACCACGACCGACGGCATCTACGTGATGACCGCTGATCAGGGCGACGTTCTGGGCCAGGGTGACACCGCTTTTGCGGGCGGCATCAATTGGACTACCGGCGGATCGAACAGCCCGTGGAAGATCACCGTGGCCCCGGATGACAGTGTGTATATTGCGGACTGGTCGGATCTGAACTCCGGCGTGTGGCGATGCAACGCCAATCCCCAGTCGAATTTCGATGAGATCCTGACCAACGTCGGCCGGACGTCAACCGGCTTGGTTGCCGGCGTGCACGGTAGCGTAGCGTCGGTGTACATTGAGGGAACGGGAGCAAATACAGTGCTGTACACGCTGGATGAGGACTTCAATGCCGGCAGCGGCATGGGCAGCATCCTGCGGTATGACATCGGCACGCAAACCGGCTATAGCGGGACACCCGTTGAGCAGACCCAGGACATCCCCAACCACATCCAGAATTCCAACATGGATTTTGTCCGTGACTCGGATGGGAGTTGGTGGATCTGCCAGTACCGCTACACCGACAGTGACGCGGTGCCTACGCTCTTACACTGGGCGGACGGGGCGAGCTCTCCGTCTTGGAAGTCGGGGCCCAGCACGGTCGCCCTCGATCGGGGTTATGGGATATTGGCGATCGACAATCTCAACGACCTGATCGCCGTCGGCACGAACAACAGCAAGATCTACATCTTGGACATCAGCGATCCGTCCAACGTCGCGCTGGTTGATACGATCGCGCACTCGGGTGCCACGATTCGCGATTTGGACTTTGACGCGGCCGGCAATCTGTACGTCGTGAGCAGCAGCAGCGAAACGTTGCGGATTTACTCGCCCGGCGGCGACTGGATGGCCATTACCGGCTCTGACGGCTCTTTTGTCCTGATTCCCGAGCCTGCGGCGGTCGTTCTGCTGGCCCTGGGCGGGCTGGCCTGCCTGCGTCGGCGACGGATTGCCTGA